Proteins found in one Candidatus Binatia bacterium genomic segment:
- a CDS encoding PIN domain-containing protein produces the protein MKPRVYVETSVVSYLVGRRGGDVIQLSHQTITAAWWRVRGRYSLYVSDLVLQEAAAGDASAATRRLAVIERLPILHVSEEAIDLAGEIMQATRLPKKANADALHIALAAAHGMDYLVSWNCRHIANVLLRGRIEGACRSVGVEPPAICTPEEILGDQKR, from the coding sequence ATGAAACCGAGGGTCTACGTTGAGACGAGCGTTGTCAGCTATCTCGTTGGGAGGAGAGGCGGCGACGTTATCCAGCTGTCTCACCAGACGATCACCGCGGCATGGTGGAGGGTGCGCGGTCGTTACTCGCTCTACGTCTCTGATCTTGTCCTTCAGGAGGCGGCTGCCGGTGATGCCAGCGCAGCGACACGCCGGCTTGCGGTGATTGAGCGGCTGCCGATCCTGCACGTCTCGGAGGAGGCGATCGATCTCGCCGGCGAGATTATGCAAGCGACCAGACTCCCCAAGAAGGCGAATGCCGATGCGCTCCACATTGCCCTGGCGGCCGCCCACGGAATGGACTACCTCGTCAGCTGGAATTGTCGACATATCGCCAACGTTCTGCTGCGTGGGAGAATCGAAGGTGCATGCCGTTCCGTCGGCGTTGAACCTCCGGCAATCTGCACACCGGAGGAAATCTTAGGAGACCAGAAGAGATGA
- a CDS encoding ATP-binding protein — MCRTAFPSKPYVSLETPAQREFALRDPVGFLQQYPAGVILDEIQRAPDLPSYLQAMVDDDPQPGRFILTGSQNLAVTQSVSQSLAGRTALLQLLPLALEELRRFEAAPSALFDVIWTGGYPRILDRRLPAAEWLASYTAAYVERDVRQILKIGDLLSFQTFLRLTAGRVGQLLNLSSLGNDCGVTHMTARSWISVLEASFLVFRLPPFHRNLGKRLVKSPKLYFYDTGLLCHLLGIEKAAQLATHPLRGAIFENWVIAEIAKYWSNRGRVPAMFFYRDQRGNELDLLIEHGDAWSAVEIKSSATAAAHFYDALDAFGALARQALRQPMPITPLVVYGGAETQQRSRGTLLSWADIDSFAWLHQLPSGAVAKEKRGRD, encoded by the coding sequence ACCGCCTTCCCCAGTAAGCCCTACGTTTCATTGGAAACGCCGGCGCAGCGTGAGTTTGCCCTGCGTGATCCCGTCGGTTTCCTGCAACAGTACCCGGCCGGCGTCATCCTGGACGAGATTCAACGCGCTCCAGATCTGCCGTCATACCTGCAAGCGATGGTCGACGACGATCCTCAACCAGGACGGTTCATCCTTACCGGGTCGCAGAACCTCGCCGTGACGCAGTCGGTCTCGCAATCGCTGGCTGGACGCACTGCTCTTCTCCAACTCCTGCCGCTGGCACTGGAAGAGTTGCGCCGCTTCGAGGCGGCGCCCAGCGCCCTGTTCGATGTGATCTGGACCGGCGGTTACCCGCGCATCCTGGATCGGCGGCTGCCCGCCGCCGAGTGGCTGGCAAGCTACACCGCAGCCTACGTCGAGCGTGACGTGCGCCAGATTCTAAAGATCGGCGATCTGCTTTCGTTCCAGACGTTCCTGCGGCTGACGGCCGGGCGGGTCGGCCAATTACTGAACCTCTCCTCTCTCGGTAACGACTGTGGCGTCACGCACATGACCGCCAGGAGTTGGATCTCGGTACTCGAGGCGAGCTTTTTGGTCTTTCGCCTGCCGCCGTTCCACCGCAACCTTGGCAAGCGCCTGGTCAAATCCCCCAAGCTTTATTTCTACGACACCGGCTTGCTCTGCCACTTGCTCGGTATCGAGAAGGCGGCGCAGCTTGCCACCCATCCGCTACGCGGCGCGATCTTCGAGAACTGGGTTATTGCCGAGATCGCCAAGTACTGGAGCAATCGCGGGCGAGTGCCCGCAATGTTCTTCTACCGCGATCAACGTGGCAACGAGCTCGACCTGTTGATCGAACACGGTGACGCCTGGAGTGCCGTCGAAATCAAATCGTCGGCAACTGCCGCCGCGCATTTCTACGATGCGCTGGATGCCTTCGGCGCCCTGGCCAGGCAGGCTCTCCGCCAGCCGATGCCCATCACCCCGCTTGTCGTCTACGGGGGCGCCGAAACGCAGCAACGCAGCCGGGGCACCCTGTTGTCCTGGGCCGACATCGACAGCTTCGCCTGGCTCCACCAGCTTCCTTCAGGCGCGGTGGCGAAGGAAAAGAGAGGAAGGGATTGA